One genomic region from Ralstonia pseudosolanacearum encodes:
- a CDS encoding type I secretion system permease/ATPase, giving the protein MTSTSIDTPAAPGPDPTRAEIDTALACILMMARLHGIAAEEAQLRHEFGHRAFETQTALLAAKHLGLSAKVVRQPAERLHRAPLPAIAIDQSGQHFILAKYDASDADEPKLLIQRPGQPPSVLTLQDFLAAWSGELILCTSKANFAGDMAKFDFTWFIPAVVKYRKLLGEVLLVSLTLQIIGLVTPMFFQVVMDKVLVNHAMKTLNVIAVGLICAILFEVTLTGIRTWVFAHTSSKIDVELGARLFRHLLNLPLAYFQSRRVGDSVARVRELENIRSFLTGNAMTVVLDLLFSFVFLAVMLWYSVWLTLIVVVSIPLYIGLSAVFTPIIRARLDVKFNRNAENQSFLVETISGIDTVKAMAVEPRWTHKWDQQLAAYVTAGLAVTNVATVASGGVTLVSKLVTAAIMWLGATLVIDHKMTVGELVAFNMLAGQVSSPILRLAQLWNDFQQVGISMSRLGDILNARTEVAGQKSRLPKLAGAIGFDQVAFRYRPDAPDVIRGISLSIAPGEVIGIVGRSGSGKSTLTKLVQRLYVPERGRVLIDGQDIAIVDTTSLRQQIGVVLQENTLFNRSIRDNIALTNPAAALEVIIEAARLAGAHEFICELPEGYDTIVGEHGTGLSGGQRQRIAIARALLTNPRILIFDEATSALDYESEKIIQDNMRRICQGRTVLIIAHRLSAVREANRIIVMERGQIAEMGSHDQLLKHPQGIYAHLYALQQGGAA; this is encoded by the coding sequence ATGACCAGCACCTCCATCGACACCCCTGCCGCGCCAGGGCCCGACCCCACGCGCGCGGAGATCGACACCGCCCTGGCCTGCATCCTGATGATGGCCCGCCTGCACGGCATCGCCGCGGAGGAAGCCCAGCTGCGCCATGAGTTCGGCCACCGCGCGTTCGAGACGCAGACGGCGCTGCTGGCCGCCAAGCATCTGGGCCTGTCGGCCAAGGTGGTGCGCCAGCCGGCGGAGCGACTGCACCGGGCGCCGCTGCCGGCCATCGCCATCGACCAGTCCGGCCAGCACTTCATCCTGGCCAAGTACGACGCGTCCGATGCCGACGAGCCCAAGCTGCTGATCCAGCGGCCCGGCCAGCCGCCGAGCGTGCTGACGCTGCAGGACTTTCTCGCGGCGTGGTCGGGTGAGCTGATCCTGTGCACCAGCAAGGCCAACTTCGCCGGCGACATGGCGAAGTTCGACTTCACCTGGTTCATTCCCGCCGTCGTCAAGTATCGGAAGCTGCTGGGCGAAGTCCTGCTGGTGTCGCTCACGCTGCAGATCATCGGGCTGGTGACGCCGATGTTCTTCCAGGTGGTGATGGACAAGGTGCTGGTCAATCACGCCATGAAAACGCTGAACGTGATCGCCGTCGGCCTGATCTGCGCGATCCTGTTCGAGGTGACGCTCACCGGCATCCGCACCTGGGTGTTCGCGCATACCAGCAGCAAGATCGACGTGGAACTCGGCGCGCGGCTGTTCCGGCATCTGCTGAACCTGCCGCTGGCATACTTCCAGTCGCGGCGCGTGGGCGATTCGGTGGCGCGGGTGCGCGAGCTGGAGAACATCCGCAGCTTCCTGACCGGCAACGCCATGACGGTGGTGCTGGACCTGCTGTTCTCGTTCGTGTTCCTGGCGGTGATGCTGTGGTACAGCGTGTGGCTGACACTGATCGTGGTGGTGTCGATTCCGCTGTATATCGGGCTGTCGGCGGTGTTCACGCCCATCATCCGCGCGCGGCTGGACGTGAAGTTCAACCGCAATGCCGAGAACCAGTCGTTCCTGGTGGAGACCATCAGCGGCATCGATACCGTCAAGGCGATGGCCGTGGAGCCGCGCTGGACGCACAAGTGGGATCAGCAGCTCGCCGCGTACGTCACCGCCGGGCTGGCGGTGACCAACGTGGCGACGGTCGCCAGCGGCGGCGTCACGCTGGTCAGCAAGCTGGTGACGGCGGCCATCATGTGGCTCGGGGCGACGCTGGTGATCGACCACAAGATGACCGTGGGCGAGCTGGTGGCCTTCAACATGCTGGCCGGACAGGTGTCGTCGCCCATCCTGCGGCTGGCCCAGCTGTGGAACGATTTCCAGCAGGTGGGGATTTCGATGAGCCGGCTGGGTGACATCCTGAACGCGCGCACCGAGGTCGCCGGCCAGAAATCGCGCCTGCCGAAGCTGGCTGGCGCGATCGGGTTCGACCAAGTGGCCTTCCGCTACCGGCCCGATGCGCCCGATGTCATCCGGGGGATTTCGCTCTCGATCGCGCCGGGCGAGGTGATCGGCATCGTCGGCCGCTCGGGATCGGGCAAGAGCACGCTGACCAAGCTGGTGCAGCGCCTGTACGTGCCGGAGCGCGGGCGCGTGCTGATCGACGGGCAGGACATCGCCATTGTCGATACGACTTCGCTGCGGCAGCAGATCGGCGTGGTGCTGCAGGAGAACACGCTGTTCAACCGCTCCATCCGCGACAACATCGCCTTGACGAATCCGGCGGCGGCGCTGGAGGTCATCATCGAAGCGGCCAGGCTGGCCGGCGCGCACGAGTTCATCTGCGAGCTGCCGGAGGGCTACGACACGATCGTCGGCGAGCACGGCACCGGCCTGTCGGGCGGGCAGCGCCAGCGCATCGCGATTGCGCGCGCGCTGCTGACGAATCCGCGCATCCTCATCTTTGACGAGGCGACCAGCGCGCTGGACTACGAATCGGAGAAGATCATCCAGGACAACATGCGGCGCATCTGCCAGGGGCGCACCGTGCTGATCATTGCGCACCGGCTGTCGGCGGTGCGCGAGGCCAACCGCATCATCGTCATGGAGCGCGGCCAGATCGCGGAAATGGGCAGCCATGACCAGCTGCTGAAACATCCGCAGGGCATCTACGCGCATCTGTACGCCCTGCAGCAGGGAGGTGCGGCATGA
- a CDS encoding HlyD family type I secretion periplasmic adaptor subunit yields MSLRHRWEAWGELWQRYREVFRHYWKQRDALSLPRFEVHEAEFLPAALSLQAQPVSPAGRWVARILMLLIVVLLLWSILGKVDIIVNATGKIIPSERTKTIAAVEVATVRKLHVEEGQIVKAGDVLIELDARASDSERDKALGNEQLARLQAARSRALIEALDHGGTPHLPPLDGIPSVRWNESEQHLVDQWRDYTAKLNRLDGEIRRYAEALPLATQRARDYADLAKDHDVSQHAYIEKEQARIDTEGQLREARDQKVALTAETRRVAQDSLTDAKKILGESSEDARRASVHSEQLKLVAPVSGTVQQLTVHTVGTAVPVAQPLMQIVPEQSVVEVEAFLENKDVGFVQEGQEAQVKIDTFEYTKYGTIPARVTHVSRDAIEDEKKGLIYSVLVTLDKTSIDVDGRKIKLSPGMSTTVEIKTGTRRVIEYVLSPLIQHARESLRER; encoded by the coding sequence ATGAGCCTGCGACACCGCTGGGAAGCCTGGGGCGAGCTGTGGCAGCGCTACCGGGAAGTCTTCCGCCACTACTGGAAGCAGCGCGACGCGCTGAGCCTGCCCCGCTTCGAGGTGCACGAGGCGGAATTCCTGCCCGCGGCGCTGTCGCTGCAGGCGCAGCCTGTTTCGCCCGCGGGGCGGTGGGTGGCGCGCATCCTGATGCTGCTGATCGTGGTGCTGCTGCTGTGGTCGATCCTGGGCAAGGTGGACATCATCGTCAACGCGACGGGCAAGATCATCCCGTCCGAGCGGACCAAGACCATTGCCGCCGTGGAAGTGGCCACCGTGCGCAAGCTGCACGTCGAGGAAGGGCAGATCGTCAAGGCGGGCGATGTGCTGATCGAGCTGGACGCGCGGGCCAGCGACAGCGAACGCGACAAGGCCCTCGGCAACGAGCAACTGGCGCGGCTGCAGGCCGCGCGCTCGCGCGCCCTGATCGAGGCGCTCGACCATGGCGGCACGCCGCACCTGCCGCCGCTCGACGGCATTCCGTCCGTGCGCTGGAACGAGTCGGAGCAACACCTGGTCGACCAGTGGCGGGACTACACCGCCAAGCTCAACCGGCTGGACGGCGAAATCCGCCGCTACGCCGAAGCGCTGCCGCTCGCCACGCAGCGCGCGCGCGATTACGCCGACCTGGCGAAGGACCACGACGTCTCGCAGCACGCCTATATCGAAAAGGAACAGGCGCGCATCGACACCGAGGGCCAGTTGAGGGAAGCCCGGGACCAGAAGGTCGCGCTGACCGCGGAGACCCGCCGCGTTGCGCAAGACAGCCTGACCGACGCCAAGAAGATCCTGGGCGAATCGTCCGAGGATGCGCGCCGCGCGAGCGTCCACAGCGAACAGCTCAAACTCGTGGCGCCGGTGAGCGGCACCGTCCAGCAGTTGACGGTGCACACCGTCGGCACCGCGGTGCCGGTGGCGCAGCCGCTGATGCAGATCGTTCCCGAGCAGAGCGTGGTGGAAGTCGAAGCCTTCCTGGAAAACAAGGACGTCGGCTTCGTGCAGGAAGGCCAGGAAGCGCAGGTGAAGATCGACACGTTCGAATACACCAAGTACGGCACGATCCCCGCACGCGTGACGCACGTCTCGCGCGATGCGATCGAGGACGAGAAGAAGGGGCTGATCTACTCGGTCCTGGTGACGCTGGACAAGACGTCGATCGATGTGGATGGCCGCAAGATCAAGCTGTCGCCCGGCATGAGCACGACCGTCGAGATCAAGACGGGGACGCGCCGTGTCATCGAATACGTGCTGTCGCCGCTCATCCAGCATGCACGGGAGAGTCTGCGTGAGCGGTAA
- a CDS encoding calcium-binding protein: MSLPTAEQVTNKYLYGADKRPGDMLDPSILNHRDRASENAIPIDAVEYMTSGSGRFVNSANFDWIEKFFNKDIAIEPGVYDLTRIFEMVGSVDAQTGEKKSDAGYTVNQIYLGTSDPDYAERAYIWGTTKFKIADGAEFVVNSDGSREIRNFAIVPAGDENFDFNGGADSAIGNKALQPVIDPSNIGRTVSLVFDKVGEIPRSTLTESNFANDRSNVISIGTIDKAAIGLAALNAIEGLKDRLFSSGDQPVRFLDPQGRPIIYGSNAGDSIEGFVTPGGVDLNKDKYNLDGWLLGEVLDLGLNSNVYAYLQNGVAYVAGGGDDKIVGTDRNDALYGGDGDDTLTGGAGNDTLVGGKGFDSYVIDAQSGSDTMIDEDGSGRIVFGGLQLTGVGRLQAQTASSVTWSETLSSGQQVQYDYDLGTQDLSIGIGAAHVTVQHFEPGSLGIAVPQTPASASASAGLSTMVDLSTQDGVQVDLRLAANQDVRAENAGQAQYGGTPIPSQSGNDVIVGGGHPSALDGGGGDDRLYASADISFDDAIAHGESGSATGNGQRYGGAVNDVLVGRDGSVPLVADGGHQLIDRQVASLVQAMAQFAPPAAGQTSLSSEPRESLMPVIASSWR, translated from the coding sequence ATGAGTTTGCCGACTGCGGAGCAGGTGACAAATAAGTACCTCTACGGTGCGGATAAAAGGCCGGGCGACATGTTGGATCCTTCTATCCTAAATCATCGAGATCGTGCATCAGAAAACGCTATTCCGATTGATGCGGTTGAGTACATGACGAGTGGAAGTGGAAGATTTGTAAATTCTGCAAATTTCGACTGGATTGAGAAATTCTTTAACAAAGATATTGCTATTGAGCCGGGGGTGTATGATCTAACCCGGATATTTGAGATGGTTGGTTCTGTCGATGCCCAAACTGGAGAGAAAAAGAGTGATGCCGGCTACACCGTCAATCAGATTTACTTGGGTACGAGTGATCCGGATTATGCGGAGCGAGCCTATATATGGGGTACAACAAAATTCAAGATTGCAGACGGTGCCGAGTTCGTTGTGAATTCGGACGGGTCGCGAGAGATCCGGAACTTCGCGATTGTTCCAGCCGGCGACGAGAATTTTGATTTCAATGGGGGCGCCGACTCTGCCATCGGTAATAAAGCGCTCCAGCCGGTCATTGATCCATCCAATATTGGCCGTACGGTAAGTTTGGTATTTGATAAGGTTGGTGAGATTCCCAGGTCAACGCTGACTGAATCCAATTTCGCGAACGATCGAAGCAATGTCATTTCAATTGGGACGATCGATAAGGCGGCGATCGGGTTGGCGGCATTGAATGCGATTGAGGGTCTTAAGGATCGGCTCTTTTCGTCTGGTGATCAGCCGGTACGTTTTCTTGATCCTCAGGGTCGGCCGATCATTTATGGCTCCAATGCTGGTGATTCGATTGAGGGATTTGTTACGCCTGGTGGGGTTGATTTAAATAAGGATAAGTACAATTTGGACGGTTGGCTTCTGGGTGAGGTGTTGGATCTTGGTTTGAATAGCAACGTGTACGCCTATCTGCAAAACGGAGTGGCTTATGTCGCAGGGGGCGGCGACGATAAGATTGTCGGCACCGACCGAAATGATGCGTTGTATGGAGGTGATGGCGATGACACGCTCACCGGCGGCGCGGGCAACGATACGCTCGTAGGCGGCAAGGGCTTCGACTCTTACGTCATCGACGCGCAATCCGGGAGCGATACGATGATCGATGAAGACGGCTCGGGCCGGATCGTCTTCGGCGGTCTGCAGCTCACGGGTGTGGGTCGCCTGCAAGCTCAAACAGCATCGTCCGTTACCTGGAGCGAAACCCTGTCCTCCGGACAGCAAGTGCAGTACGACTACGACCTCGGCACCCAAGATCTGTCGATCGGCATCGGCGCCGCTCACGTCACGGTGCAACATTTCGAACCCGGTAGCCTGGGTATCGCCGTGCCCCAAACGCCCGCTTCCGCTTCCGCATCCGCTGGCTTGAGCACCATGGTGGACCTGTCCACGCAAGACGGTGTGCAGGTCGACTTGCGCCTGGCCGCCAATCAGGATGTCCGTGCCGAAAACGCCGGACAGGCCCAATACGGTGGAACGCCAATCCCGAGCCAGAGCGGCAACGACGTGATCGTCGGTGGAGGCCATCCGTCCGCGCTCGACGGCGGTGGCGGCGACGATCGTCTCTACGCAAGCGCCGACATCAGCTTTGACGATGCCATCGCACACGGCGAATCCGGTTCGGCCACCGGCAACGGCCAACGATATGGCGGGGCAGTCAACGATGTGCTGGTCGGTCGGGATGGCTCGGTCCCCCTGGTGGCGGACGGCGGGCACCAGCTGATCGACCGCCAGGTCGCGTCGCTGGTACAGGCGATGGCGCAGTTCGCGCCGCCGGCGGCGGGGCAGACGTCGCTGTCATCCGAGCCGCGCGAGAGCTTGATGCCGGTGATTGCGTCGAGCTGGAGGTGA
- a CDS encoding calcium-binding protein produces the protein MAIGTDQFAGTGRSNFGPGFPGGRDRHPPGATTVLQPGLYTIDALLDFFGIPEDTRTQAVRQYYQGIFGVLPGQRTQVSGFRNVVIDAAGERSIHSVTQDARGDRIETTYQASGSWQTAVQDRAGNRTTTYYSAGGVLVRDEWNKVNGAHGTDAFFADGSSIRTSDSNANGHTVVKDDGQGHVTHVYQSTDRNQRLVGSGTNDTFIVDHEGVSIEEPVDGSNALVQTSLEFFQVPDHVDQIVLTGNRKDQHVVGNSADDSFAVNRKAGSYTELSLGNGNNTVSSGDGDTTVHVGAGNNDLILGNGHNVVDANAFLRSAAAGDGNNQAYLGNGDNEVTLGDGNNIVGVGTGDNTITVGNGSNTLYAGHGAGSNTITFGDGTNLVTVGDGDNSVFGGNGNSTIWGGQGVNYVTVGSGDDTIGLGNGDNTVVAGNGANSVSVGNGDNQITLGGGHNTVNTGSGANTVIAGDGGNAVYAGNGANTIKLGGGDDTIGVGEGNNTIDAGGGDNTIYAGHGAGRNAITAGDGRNVVTVGDGTNSVHLGDGNSAVYVGNGDNQIALGGGDNAVNGGNGTNVLAAGNGNNTVWMGSGSNLIVAGDGNNNIGVGSATGSSNTIQVGNGTNAIEVGAGANDIYVGNGTDTVKTGNGTNSLHLSTGQVTLTNYGGQDTVYLSSSVEEDQLWFAQEGNDLLVTVDGTSSSLRLTDWFNGATHATLVASDGHQLIDSQVASLVQAMAQFSPPPAGQTSLSPEQRESLMPVIASSWK, from the coding sequence ATGGCAATAGGAACTGATCAATTCGCAGGGACGGGTCGCTCCAATTTCGGCCCGGGATTTCCGGGTGGGCGTGATCGCCATCCGCCCGGAGCGACAACCGTGCTCCAGCCTGGTCTGTACACGATCGATGCGCTGCTCGATTTCTTCGGCATCCCCGAAGACACGCGCACGCAGGCGGTTCGGCAGTACTACCAGGGCATCTTCGGTGTCCTTCCCGGTCAGCGTACCCAGGTCTCGGGCTTTCGCAACGTCGTGATCGACGCGGCGGGCGAACGGTCGATCCACAGCGTCACGCAGGATGCGCGCGGCGACCGGATCGAAACGACCTACCAGGCAAGCGGCAGCTGGCAGACGGCCGTCCAGGACCGGGCCGGCAACCGGACCACGACGTACTACTCCGCGGGCGGCGTGCTTGTCCGCGACGAGTGGAACAAGGTCAACGGCGCGCACGGCACCGATGCGTTCTTCGCGGACGGCTCCAGCATCCGCACCAGCGATTCCAACGCGAACGGCCATACCGTCGTCAAGGATGACGGGCAGGGCCATGTCACGCACGTCTACCAGTCGACCGACCGGAATCAGCGCCTGGTGGGCAGCGGCACGAACGACACGTTCATCGTCGATCATGAAGGCGTTTCGATCGAAGAACCGGTTGACGGGTCCAACGCGCTGGTGCAGACCTCGCTCGAGTTCTTCCAGGTGCCGGACCATGTCGACCAGATCGTCCTGACCGGCAACCGCAAAGATCAGCACGTGGTGGGCAACAGTGCGGACGATTCGTTCGCGGTGAACCGCAAGGCGGGTTCGTATACCGAGCTGTCACTGGGCAACGGCAACAACACCGTGTCGAGCGGGGACGGCGATACCACCGTCCACGTGGGCGCGGGCAACAATGACCTGATCCTGGGCAACGGCCACAACGTCGTGGATGCCAACGCCTTCCTGCGCAGCGCGGCGGCCGGCGACGGCAACAACCAGGCCTACCTCGGCAACGGCGACAACGAGGTGACCCTGGGCGACGGCAACAACATCGTGGGCGTCGGCACTGGCGACAACACGATCACGGTCGGCAACGGCAGCAACACGCTCTACGCCGGGCACGGTGCCGGCTCCAACACCATCACCTTCGGCGACGGCACCAACCTGGTGACGGTGGGCGACGGCGACAACTCGGTGTTCGGCGGCAACGGCAACAGCACGATCTGGGGCGGCCAGGGCGTCAACTATGTCACCGTCGGCAGCGGCGATGACACGATCGGCCTGGGCAACGGCGACAACACGGTGGTGGCGGGCAATGGCGCCAACAGCGTGTCGGTCGGCAACGGCGACAACCAGATCACGCTGGGCGGCGGCCACAACACGGTCAACACCGGTTCGGGCGCCAACACCGTGATCGCCGGCGACGGCGGCAATGCCGTCTACGCGGGCAACGGCGCCAACACGATCAAGCTGGGCGGCGGCGACGACACCATCGGTGTTGGCGAGGGCAACAACACGATCGATGCCGGCGGTGGCGACAACACCATCTACGCCGGCCATGGCGCCGGCAGAAATGCGATCACGGCGGGCGACGGCCGCAATGTCGTGACCGTCGGAGACGGTACCAACTCCGTGCATCTGGGCGACGGCAACAGCGCGGTGTATGTCGGCAACGGCGACAACCAGATCGCATTGGGCGGTGGCGACAACGCCGTGAACGGCGGCAACGGTACCAACGTGCTTGCCGCCGGCAACGGCAACAACACCGTCTGGATGGGCTCGGGCAGCAACCTGATCGTGGCCGGCGACGGCAACAACAACATCGGTGTAGGCAGCGCGACCGGCAGCAGCAACACGATCCAGGTCGGCAACGGCACCAATGCCATCGAGGTTGGGGCGGGCGCCAACGATATCTATGTCGGCAACGGCACGGATACGGTGAAGACCGGCAACGGCACCAACTCGCTCCACCTGAGCACAGGCCAGGTCACGCTCACCAACTACGGCGGGCAGGACACGGTGTACCTGTCGTCGTCGGTGGAGGAAGACCAGCTGTGGTTCGCGCAGGAAGGCAACGATCTGCTTGTGACGGTGGATGGCACGTCGTCCAGTCTGCGGCTCACGGACTGGTTCAACGGCGCCACGCATGCCACGCTGGTGGCGAGCGACGGGCACCAGTTGATCGACAGCCAGGTCGCGTCGCTGGTGCAGGCGATGGCGCAGTTCTCGCCGCCGCCGGCGGGGCAGACGTCGCTGTCGCCCGAGCAGCGCGAGAGCCTGATGCCGGTGATCGCATCGAGCTGGAAGTGA